From Gammaproteobacteria bacterium, a single genomic window includes:
- the sdhC gene encoding succinate dehydrogenase, cytochrome b556 subunit, translating into MAQSRPLSPHLQVYRPQLTSVLSITHRVTGVFLSLGTLLLVCWLVSLAAGPDAYARAHVFFAGWLMRVLLFAWSASLFYHLCNGIRHLFWDAGCGFDIPTVYASGYAVLIATAVLTLATWIAA; encoded by the coding sequence ATGGCGCAATCTAGACCTCTGTCACCTCACCTGCAGGTCTATCGCCCGCAATTGACGAGTGTGCTTTCGATCACGCACCGCGTCACCGGCGTTTTTCTGTCGCTGGGAACGCTGCTGCTGGTCTGCTGGCTGGTATCCCTCGCCGCCGGACCCGATGCCTACGCGAGGGCGCATGTCTTCTTCGCCGGCTGGCTGATGAGGGTCCTGCTGTTTGCCTGGTCGGCCTCGCTTTTCTATCACCTGTGCAACGGCATCCGGCACCTCTTCTGGGACGCCGGTTGCGGTTTCGACATCCCCACGGTGTACGCCTCGGGTTATGCCGTGCTGATTGCCACTGCCGTGCTCACCCTGGCGACGTGGATCGCCGCTTGA
- the sdhD gene encoding succinate dehydrogenase, hydrophobic membrane anchor protein, producing MMNMNLRSDLGRVRGLGSAKGGTHHWWMQRLTAVALVPLCLWFVAAVVYLAGADYTSAAAWMRSPWHAALLLALIVTLFYHAQLGIQVVLEDYIHVEWVKVTAVVALRFAAILLGLMAALAVLRVYLGA from the coding sequence ATGATGAACATGAACCTGCGTTCCGATCTCGGCCGTGTGCGTGGCCTCGGCTCCGCCAAAGGCGGCACTCATCACTGGTGGATGCAGCGGCTGACCGCGGTCGCGCTCGTTCCACTCTGTCTCTGGTTCGTGGCGGCGGTGGTGTATCTCGCCGGTGCGGATTACACCAGCGCCGCCGCCTGGATGCGCTCACCGTGGCATGCCGCGTTGCTGCTGGCGCTGATCGTGACACTCTTCTATCACGCCCAGCTCGGCATTCAGGTCGTTTTAGAGGATTACATCCACGTCGAATGGGTCAAGGTGACCGCCGTGGTCGCGCTGCGTTTTGCCGCCATCCTGCTCGGCCTGATGGCGGCGCTCGCCGTGTTGAGGGTTTATCTGGGAGCGTAA